A window of Chaetodon trifascialis isolate fChaTrf1 chromosome 3, fChaTrf1.hap1, whole genome shotgun sequence genomic DNA:
GTGGACCTGGCCTCCAGGAGAAGGTGCCAGAGGCGCAGGCCTCCAGCAGCAACCACCCGCCACCAACAGGCTGCCCTGAGCCCGCAGCCACCGAGCCTGCAGCCGTCAGCGCAGCCTCCAAGGCCCACCTGTTCATATTCGACAGTGAGTCTCAGGAGGAAGGCTCTCAGTCCATGTTTGGTGACAgtacagcagctccagccaacCTCCAGCCAACAGTGAACAAAGatgctgctttttcactgactcaggtgcagctggaggaggacaagCAGCGAATCACAGAGCTGATGAGGGAGACAAAGCAGGTGAACAGTCTGGACTGTTGACGcacctttttcactgcagtgtgcTCTCTTTGGTTTTCGTAGACCACATCCTGAAGACCAGCAGGCAAAATTCGGGCAATATTCAAGGGATTTTGGCAGTTGTGTGGGCTGCACATGTGATTGGAGAATGCACTGTGCATGCACTGAATTACCAGTAACACTGAATTTTACTGAGATGCTGGCAAATTATCTGCATGGGATGGAGGAGTGCACTGCTTAACTATTAGAAAGTGCAATTTTTATATTGAAACTTGGTTCAAATTCCTGAGCTTAAATTCCATTGGAAAATTTCTGGAAATGTATTGATATTATGTGCATCTTTTACATGCTGCAGTTAAATGCTTTTTTATTCTTGGTTGTATTTGGTTTGGCAGCATTCTGCCGTTTCTGAcctctcctgtttttgttcTAGGACTTAGTCAGTGTGACCAAAGCGCTGTTGAAGACCAGCGGAGACTTCTCTGCCGCTCTGGATCTGCTTTTGAATCCCTTCGCCGTTTCAGGACCGTTTTGGAAACTCAGTGACGACGGCCTTTTGCTCTCAGGTGATCCTGTCGTCCgacaggagctgcaggagagatACGGTGAGGAGAAGGTGGCCAAAAGAGTCATGTTCCTCGAGCTCGAGGggtgaaaatgaaacacagattAGTGtagaaacaacaggaaaacaggCGATCTGGACACATGGAGCATACTCATCTATGTACTCGTCATCTATGAGTTTTTGTCTTACAGAGTTTTTAGGTCAGTTAAGTCATGGCTGCTGTTCCTGCGCTTTATACATTTGTTTGGGAGCAGaatcttttaatgtgttttagcaTGAAAAACTATCGTTTTATTctcttttatgttttaattgAATTGCATAATAAAGAGTTTAATACCATGTAAAAACACCTGATTTACACcatgaaaaaaatctttatgtattatatttcaCCACTTTTTTGAGCAAATGGCTTTCAGATGGTtaatagaaaaatgtgaaatctgtGATTGGAGGAGCTCTGGTGGTGGCAGATTCATAAAAACTGAGAAAACGTTTAAATAAAACGAGCTAAACTGTTTCCCTTTAACCAAAAAAGAGTCACTGCTGTACGTGTTGGAAAATGTGCCTCCACTGCTCTAAGAATTAGAAATCTTACAGTAGCCGAACGAATAAGGTCCAATGATATTCAGTGCACATTCTGGATAAAACTTCTTATCAATTTGAATTAATTAATACCAGCGATTCCCTGTTTGAGTACAGTCATCAATCTTTACTAAACCAGATACTGAACAGGGTGGATTTTTCCACTCTTACTGAAAGTGTGATGGTATTGGTTTGATTATGAAAATCACACTTTCAAACAATTAATAATTATAGTTGCATATATTATGCTGACGATGAAGAAACTATattgtttacagcagcacataTACTGAATAACTGCTATGTACAAGTCACTTTGACGACAGCATAGACTGTACATAATACTGAAAAAGGTTATTTatataaaatacaaaagaagGTTAGAGGTGCTTTACAAAACACAAGGTGATGAAAAAGTCAAGTAGAGCAAAAGTCTTACTAAAACTAGTGAAAAGCTGTGCATTGTAACAAACCTTAAAAGTTGATTTAAAGGATAAAatcttttaaataaatataatattgtGGTCCGCTCTGAACACATGAAGCCTGCTCTTTTGATTAGCAGAGATCATTGAGtggaacatttaaaaaaaaaaggaagcaaattAGCCTTGATTTTTATccaatccaccatctttatttcatttaaccCCCAGTATCAATTGAGTACATTCATAATTTTGACATAACCTGCCCCAGACCCACATGAATACATTGGATCAGTGGtttaaacaaaataatcaatCCACAAACCtaagagagaaaagcagttaACTTAAAGCAGACAGATGAGCCGCTCAACAGGACGCAGCCTGTGAAGCCACTGAAACAAAGACCAGAATCCAATACAGTTCAGTAGATCTTACCCAAATATGGCCACAAGTATTGCTGCACCTTTTATGTCCCCGTCATGTTTATGAAATTAAATACGAGCAATAATGACATTTAACAGTTATGCCGATGAACATGTAAAAGTGTATGTTGACACGACAGTTGACTGTATAATCCCAGTGCGACACCCATTAAAAACCACTCGTATAAAAACCCTTTTTAGTACGAAACATTCACATCCACCAGGACCTCATTTACATACACCAAGGTCACATGAAGTAAAGCAAAACATACCAAGGTCTCCAATAAGTAACAGCACACCATATATCCCTGGATTTAAACAGctacattttcttcttcttttttgctcAGCTTTTACTTGAAAGGTCTTTAGAAGACGCCTCCGATCAAGCTACATTCATGAAGGAGGGTTGCTACAGTTTATCGACTGGATGTCGAGGGGATCGGACCTGCTTTAAGAGATGAAAGGGGAGATAATACGCTTAACGTCTCGGGGTTTGCGAGTTTCcgatttttggaaaaaaaatcaacaaacgCGTGTGGTTGGCATGTACAAACACTGAGACTTTCCAGAGTTAGCAGGATTCATAGCTTGATTTCCATCTTTGTCGTGTTACTGTACACTTTGCTTTGGTTGGCTGGTTAGTGTGATGGTCAGAGTGGTGTGGGCTACAGTCTCAACACAGAAGAGCGAAATACAGCAAACTGTTGTTTTGGGACGTTAACAGCCGTACTATCAATAAATAAAGTGTTTGATGTCGTCCATACAAAGTACAGTACCAAGAAAAGAATGGCTCTTTGTTACTTATCAGGCTGGTTTTACATCAACTCAGATAGGAAAGGATAAGAAGGTTCTGTGTGAGCGAGACTCTTCCTCACTCTTTTATATGATCAATTAGTTTTTATTACGGGTGAGCTGATGCGGTCAATAAGTAACCAAAACGTCTGGAACAGATTTAATCGTCCTGAAAActcaataaaagcagaatatgGCAACAATAACACACTTTTTGGTTAACAgagaatgattaaaaaacagtgaaaaatacattttctgacacaaaaacagtgaattaaTAATGATTATGATAGACAGAGTTTGGATTAAAAATGTAGCgcacagtgtgcattgcagcTATTtcgttaaaaaacaaaaaactttatttaaaaaaaaaaaagacccatAGCTCCTTTTCTCGACAGACATGCTGAAATAACAAAAGGCctgtattttaacattctgCATGTGTAAAACTTCAAGAAAGAAGTAGCACTTAATCTTTGATCCAGCAAACCGTACGTACGTTATAATACAAAGTGGTGATAAAAAGATCACTTCTGTCCCCATGCGCCCATCAGTTTCTACGCCAATCCAGCAACAGCGCTGAAAAGCGAAGTGGTGAGACATCTCGGTCTGTTGCAAAAAGACTAATATGAACAAAAAGGCCTCTGGGGTGTACGATCACATGCCTACAGCCCTCTATGTACAGTCTTACACTTTTAGCCCCGATTCAGAAGAGACAAAGCAGGATGTGCAACCCGTCTGGAACAGAGTCCCCTGCAGGACAGCAGGGATTTGTCTCATCATGAAACCACACTTAATCAAAGACACGGTTTCTccaacataataaaaaaaagcgACGTAAGATGATCGTCTGTGAGATTATGTGAGAGGGAAGCTTTTCAAAACGTGCcctttggttttgtttaagATGCCATCGTTTGGCTTTGACAACTTTACTTTGATTTCTTTTAGAAAACAGCTCACAAACAGCCCAAGACGGGAGCGGTGTTTCCTCAGTGAAGTACATGAGCGTGAGAATAGTGCACTGCCTGGTTCAGTCGCATCTGGTAAACGCTAACGCTTACAGTCACAAAGGAAGACATTCATCCCTTGTTGAGGGGGCACTGTTCCAGTTTTTACTGTTGATGTTcgtgaaaacacaaatgtcccATTCTACGATTATTTCACGCTCAAacgcacaaagaaaaaaaaaaaagaaattctcaACATGATACATAGAAAACACCTGCTTTGCTTGAAAGGCTATTGTTTTTAAGGGAAACGAGGAAGGGTGGAAAGCCAGTCCAAAAGTAAGGCCAGCTAAATTGCATAGAACTTCAGTAGTGCACTGATGCATCAAAAGGCTGTGCTCCTTTCCTCTGTCAACTTTGGCAGCCCTGCGGAGTTCCCTCAGAAACCACCAGAACTCCAACACCATTCGTCTGCACTCCTCGTTTTGTCTCCTTGGCAGAAGACACAACAGCTTCACTCGGACTGCAAACGCCCCACCCGGACCCTTGTGGATCAAAACAACAGCGTTCCAGCTGAGGGGCGCAGACATTttcaacagaaatgaaatattccAAAGTACACGTAACGATGGATGTATTTCTATGTGAATGGTGTGTGGAGGAGCACAATATGTACTATTTTCAATTCCTTTagaaaaaaaggacattaatAGGGTAAGAATTTGTACAAAATACCTCTCAGCCAGTTTAAaacatttgagatttttttctcccccttctcCCCTAAAATGATGTGAAGCTCTGGACGAGGATCCAGCGAGGcagcagtgaggaagagagCACAGCTCGGACTCTATTTGcaccctttctctctgtgaagCAAAGacgccacccccccacccccaacaccaCTTTCTAAACAACAGAAATTGTATGAAAGCACCAGTTCTGGGCAAACAGGCCCAGATGTAGGTAGCTCCACCTCTCTAGCAGGGTGGAGCTCTATACATATTTAACCCCTGTGAGAACGAGCGGTGTTCAGGAGGAGATGGGACAAAGCCCGGCTATGCGGCCATCAACTAACGGGCACTTCAGCCTCTGCGTCCTTGTCCGAAATCTCGTCCTGGATCTCGTCTGTGTTCCCTGAGTCGCTGCTGGCCACCGAGCTGAAAgagggagagttcctgcctccTTTAATCATCCGTCGGCAGGTCTCCATCTGCACGTCCAGGCCTCTCTTCATGCTGCACATCTCCATGTACTCGTGCAGATGTCGGTTCATGTCGCTCTTCGCTGTGGCCAATTCCATCTGAAAGAGGGGAGACGGTATTTTAAACTTCATCTGTTAATGGACAtcagtgtcaccaattcagtatctgaccaaaagtgaaatatggtcacagtctctccttcccttccagAGTTATGGtaaagtgtttttacagaacATCATGATCTCACAATTaaattgacctttgaccttaatATCACAAAGCCATGGTCCAAACCAGAcccctttgacaaaaacattaattttacctctcaaacacagcagctgactggTTAGTTTGTCTGTGTTATTGCGTGACTTCGGTATTTTAACACGTTAGTTCAGATCCAGACTAAACGGCAGAACACAAACAAGCTAACCTGCAGTGAGTGTAGGAAAGAGCTGTCTGATGTGAAGTGAAGCagttaaaatattcaaaatatagCGATCACTGAAACTGATACTGATGTTTTGTAGGTGGGACTTTCGTTGGTGGCACGTCAAAAAAGCCaaactaataataattaataataataataattaataattattaataatttccATACAGTCCCTaagaaaatgaaagtatttCCTGGATTAGCTTTGTCCCAAATCCATACTACATACTATCAACTGTATGCATACTGTCTGCTTTGAGTATATTTTGTCGCCTGAACACACCACATAACAAAAACCTGTGTAAGAATcagtatgtatgtgtctgtatggATTTGGGACATGGCTGatgcttgttgttgtttcctgttcATGCTTTAATCTTACTTTATAtttgctttgtgtctttttctcacactcaagaaacacacacacacagtctaccTCGATCTGGCCGATGGTCTCCTGGTactcctgctctctggtcttaAATAGTGACTCTGTTTCATCAATGAGGCTGCCAAGACTTCCATCCTGGGAGTCCTTagagagcacagacagaggCCTCATTCATCATGCATGAGAAAATGTCTGACGCAGCAACCGTAGCAATGATCTACACACTGCCTTGCATGAGTTTAAAAGCCATCGACTCTGGAAAGGTTTGTCAATGCAGACAGGACTCACTGGATCTGCGGCTTCACCGTTGCCTTCAGAGGGGCTGACGTTCGTGCAGGTGGTTGCGGCGATGGTGCACGGCACGTTGTAGTTCGTGAAGTCCTCCCACAGCAGCAGGGTCTCCTCGTTCTCCTCCCACGTCAGACTGTCGCAGTCGTCGTCGATTTCAAATGTCTCCCGCCTGGCAACAAAGGAGTTATCTGAGCAATGTCTGTGTAGGACAAGGACGGGGGACGgaaagaacaagagagagaggaaggagaggaaggaaaagtaTAACAGCCACCAGACTGAGCGGAGGTTAcaagcaaagaggaggaggcgcttagagagaagacaaagagacggaGGGAAAGAGTTTATGGAAAACAAGACTGGCTGACCGGTTAGTGATCAGTATAGAGGCTGTGACTACTGTGACTTTAACAAAGCAAATTAATGCCCACAGTATTTATATCTCCTGAGTTTTGCTGAATcagcatactgtatgttagTTGCAACACTCCATGTAAACACTAGAGGGAGATGAAGCAACGCACAGTGCAAATCCATCAGGTGCAGGAGAGCCACAGTACCGGTGTGACTGCAGAGCATACGTAGGTCCATTCAAAGCAGACAGGGCTCGACtctggtgtgtgcgtgtacttctggtgcgcgtgtgtgtgtgtgtcagcggcGTCGCTTACAGCTGGTTGAGCATGCGCTTCATTTCGTCCGTGATGTTGAGCGACCCGGGGGCCTCCTCCTCTGAAGGGCTGGGCTCGGCATCCATCTCTGAACTCTCCTCATCGGATACGGCTTTACGCTCTTTTCTCTTGCAGCAGGCCACGGcgccctgcacacacacacacacacacacacacacacacacacacacacattgaagcTACTGCTGTTGTACAAGATGACACTTATGAGTGGATCCCATGGAAACATATAACACAAGAGAAGCCACCAGCTTGATTCCCAGTGGATTTTCTACTTGGGCGTTAGCCAGCACTGTCAGTGCAATGTGATAACCTTGCGTGCAATGAAGAGCTAGCACGTCAGCATTTCACTTTTCTTCacgtgtgtcagtgtgtgcatatgtaaGAGCCACGACTGTAAATATCCAGCATGTttctcagtttgtgttttgacaCACGTGCATTCCTGCCCCTTCAGACGGGGTCACTCAGTACATGATCAGCCGATGAAAAAGATTATACACGCAGTCATCCACTGGCAGCTCTGGTTTCATCTGTGAGTGCTGACTCTTTCCTTCACAAAAGAATTCATATTTTTACTGTCAGCCCCTCCGACAAACAGCCAAACGGCAGATGGATACCCACCCTCTCTGGGAGCGACCTGGCCGGACTGACGTTGAACATCTTTGACATGTCCTCTGAGTTGCGTTGCTGAGCCACGTCGCACAGTTTGGCCGTGATGTCGATCCGCCTGCAGATGTCCATGTCCACCCGTCTGGCTTTCTCCTGAATCTTGGTGTCCAGGTCAGACATTTCCTGCAGGGGTAAGGACGGTTGTTTTAGATGACGTGTGCAAACCGAACACCTTGTCACTGTGTACACATACAGCTCGTCAACTTGATTCACTACGGCAGGCGAACAACTGATAGTTTGACCTTATCATATTTACTTGCTTCTAGCTTTGGCAGCTCTTTAAACATGACATGTTACATTACTATGGAATTTTTGGATGATTTGAGTTGATGTTGGactttttgtttaattttaacATATTTTCTCTTATCTGTAATTCACTGTTACTGCTGCCTTGCATGGAAGGACACTCTTGACAGTTCTTTTAGGACACGTTTACACCGGCCTTGTTTAGTCGTTTAGTTGGACGATCCCTGCAGCGTTTAGCCCCCTGCTGTTGTTTGAGTTGGTGTGATTGCAGGAATTGAACCCTGGTCCGCCTCAAAGGGGTGGTCTCGGTCCACGGTCAGGTGAATTGAGGAGTGGTTCATCTTTGATGTGAACACCATTCAAACCAATCACGGGAATTGTAGCATTTAATGTGGcattttgtggttgttttaCTAGACATCCCTATAGTTGATCTTCTAAAGTCTGCTGATGTGATGTCCAGATCATAACCAGCATGGACATAAACATAGCCTGACGGCGCTCCATGATGTTAACCAGTCCAGTATAAGCTATAGTATTATAGTTTATTAGTCCAGGTAGAAATTACAAGAggtttgttgtcttgtttttatgaCATTTCCAACCACATGGCTTTTATTTACAggcttctttgtcttcttcttttggaTTTATTGGCGGTTGGCAAACAGCTTTCAGGTACGTTACCACCACCCACTCATCTGGAGTGTTTGGTCTACTGTTCTGGACAGTTTCAGTTTGGCCTTTGTGAATGCAAACCGGACCaactggaaaaccaaaacaatgcatcaTCCTCGCACTGGTTTCATCGAGGAAAAGAACATTTAGGTGTGAACATGACCTTCATCTGAGTGAGACTTTCCTGCTTACACTTTCCTGCAAAACATCTGCATCTTTTTAACTAAAGCTGTTAGTTTATGTTAGTAATGTTGTAATGTTAGTAATCATGTAATGATATTCTGTTGCAGGTATGCATCCTTCACATGGATCACACAGAGACTGGCTCTTCCTGCTACAATGAAAAACTGAACAGCTGGAGGATTTTCCTGTGAGCAACAACACGAGGGTCACCACGTTTACAGCACAGACGACAAAATGCAGGACGTCTGAGGACAACTAGAAAAACCTCGACACTAAACACGACTCCTATGAGCTCCACTACTGCTACGTCACTTACCCGCCTCTGGATTCACACATCATCAGGTAAGAAGCCGAGcgcagaaaacaaaatgaaaaatccacaATGTGGAGATGAAAAAAGTGACGACAAGCAAGATAAACAAGAAAGCCGTccataaacaaaaacagc
This region includes:
- the iffo2b gene encoding intermediate filament family orphan 2 isoform X2 gives rise to the protein MNSLFFSDSPPGPVCNVPAGSGAVTSALRNDLGSNIHVLKTLNLRFRCFLAKVHELERRNKLLESQLQQALQRPLHRHLYSREVAVQTDGPESRLPGTIWSFTHVRRQGERFETLHGPGVTWTHPDGVGVQIDTITPELRALYNVLAKVKRERDEYRKKWEEEKSKREQLESTVETMQQSARESSEIQDELSEKVDRLKAELVVFKSLMSDEMSDLDTKIQEKARRVDMDICRRIDITAKLCDVAQQRNSEDMSKMFNVSPARSLPERGAVACCKRKERKAVSDEESSEMDAEPSPSEEEAPGSLNITDEMKRMLNQLRETFEIDDDCDSLTWEENEETLLLWEDFTNYNVPCTIAATTCTNVSPSEGNGEAADPDSQDGSLGSLIDETESLFKTREQEYQETIGQIEMELATAKSDMNRHLHEYMEMCSMKRGLDVQMETCRRMIKGGRNSPSFSSVASSDSGNTDEIQDEISDKDAEAEVPVS
- the iffo2b gene encoding intermediate filament family orphan 2 isoform X1, producing MNSLFFSDSPPGPVCNVPAGSGAVTSALRNDLGSNIHVLKTLNLRFRCFLAKVHELERRNKLLESQLQQALQRPLHRHLYSREVAVQTDGPESRLPGTIWSFTHVRRQGERFETLHGPGVTWTHPDGVGVQIDTITPELRALYNVLAKVKRERDEYRKKWEEEKSKREQLESTVETMQQSARESSEIQDELSEKVDRLKAELVVFKSLMSDEMSDLDTKIQEKARRVDMDICRRIDITAKLCDVAQQRNSEDMSKMFNVSPARSLPERGAVACCKRKERKAVSDEESSEMDAEPSPSEEEAPGSLNITDEMKRMLNQLHCSDNSFVARRETFEIDDDCDSLTWEENEETLLLWEDFTNYNVPCTIAATTCTNVSPSEGNGEAADPDSQDGSLGSLIDETESLFKTREQEYQETIGQIEMELATAKSDMNRHLHEYMEMCSMKRGLDVQMETCRRMIKGGRNSPSFSSVASSDSGNTDEIQDEISDKDAEAEVPVS